Proteins encoded within one genomic window of Episyrphus balteatus chromosome 1, idEpiBalt1.1, whole genome shotgun sequence:
- the LOC129919238 gene encoding larval cuticle protein LCP-30-like: protein MGCSTHLVATTAIDNMMKVFLILTLGFVCVWNASGQNDGRYVPPTTRRRISSLASGRYAGAGDGRYRPSNDGRYSGGNDGKYVHVDVPGGAYTGGGGQYVPEKPKPIPTAPTPKRPPVDLTPKAIKPSVQGKGTGEGGGGWKIIRDENSVESDGYQYLWETENGILAEEQGKIQPLNSGDEALRSTGYYEYTGDDGLLYRVDYVADDNGFVPVGEHIPTQPPHVPKLLAYLAANAPSNRRRR, encoded by the exons ATGGGATGTTCAACGCATTTAGTTGCAACAACTGCAATCGATAATATGATGAAGGTATTTCTG ATACTCACACTTGGATTTGTCTGCGTGTGGAATGCAAGTGGTCAGAACGATGGGAGATACGTTCCACCAACTACTAGGAGACGAATTAGTTCTCTAGCTAGTGGGCGTTATGCTGGCGCAGGCGATGGAAGATATCGTCCTAGCAACGATGGAAGGTATAGCGGAGGCAATGATGGAAAATACGTTCATGTCGATGTACCTGGAGGTGCCTACACTGGCGGTGGTGGACAGTACGTTCCAGAAAAACCTAAACCCATACCAACTGCCCCAACACCAAAACGTCCACCAGTTGATCTAACCCCAAAAGCTATTAAACCTTCAGTTCAAGGAAAAGGAACTGGTGAAGGAGGTGGTGGATGGAAAATCATTCGTGATGAAAATTCTGTGGAATCTGATGGATACCAATATCT TTGGGAAACCGAAAATGGAATTTTGGCTGAAGAACAAGGAAAAATTCAGCCTTTGAATAGTGGTGATGAAGCCCTTCGATCGACTGGTTACTATGAATACACTGGAGATGATGGTCTCCTTTATCGTGTTGATTATGTCGCAGATGACAATGGTTTTGTACCAGTTGGGGAACATATTCCTACACAACCGCCGCACGTTCCCAAGTTATTGGCTTATTTGGCAGCAAATGCACCATCTAACCGCCGAAGGAGATAA